The stretch of DNA ATATTCAATGTGATTTTTAGAACATTTGTTTGTATCTAAGTGATATTTTATCTAAATTAACTCAATAAACATTAGTGCAGAAACAATGTATTTGTTTACCTTTTATAGGTAGAAAATCAAATCTATCCCTCTTGTAATGTTCCTCAATAAGTTACAGTTTAGAAATTAAAGAACAAATCAAAAATTCTGTTACGCTCCCCATTGTTTATAGCTGAGAAATGATCAAAAAATATGAAATAAGGTTTCTGAGGTGAGTCTATTTTGCACAGTCGATACGTTTTAATTAATTTAATACAAGGATGGAGAATTACAAAACACTAATCGTTACACTAATAAGTTTTTTTGTTTTTATTGGAGGGAATACAGCTCAAGATAACGAAGTTAAATTACAGACTCTACGGGGAGAAGTAATTGACCGAGTTACAGGCAAAGGCATTCCCAATGTATTGGTAGAACTTTTAAATCATACGCCAAGAATTGCTGCTATTTCCAAAGAAGATGGAGCCTTTGAATTAGAGAATGTTCCAGTTGGGTATCAGAGAATTCGGGTGAATGGTTATGGTTATTATGATGTAGTACACTCTGAGTTGGTTATAGCAGGAAAACAATCTGTTATCAAGATAAAAATGGAAGAAGAGTTTACCATGGATATTGCAACGATTGAAACAACAGAACGAGGGCGATTTAGGAATACTAAAATGATGACCATTGATGAGATGAATGTGGTTAGTGCAAGACCATTTAATATTGAAGAAACCAACCGTTATATCACTGGTTTTGGTGGTCCAGCACGAGCCGTAACGAACTATCCTGGCTTATTAAATACCGATGATGCCCAGAATTATATTGTTTCGAGAGGGAATAGCCCTTATGGTATTCAGTGGATGGTAGAGGGAGTGCCGATCGAGAACCCTCATCACTTTGCGACCATGGGCAATACAGGGGCTTTGTTTCCTTTGTTGAATAACAACTTATTAGCCTCTTCTGATTTTATCAACGGAGCTTTTGCGGCACAGTACAACAATGTATATGCGGGAATGTTTGACATCAATATGCGAAAAGGAAATAATGAGCGGCATGAATTTTCGGCACAATTAAGTGTTTATGGAGCTGAACTTATTGCTGAGGGACCTTTTAAGAAAAAAGGGGCTTCTTTTGCGGTAGCTGCACGAGCAGGAATTTTTGATGTACTACAGAAATTAGGAATGAGTTTAGGAACAAATGCGGCTCCTAGGTATTATGATTTAAACTTTAAGATTGATATTCCAACTAAGGATGCAGGGCATTTTTCTTTCTTTGGTGTAGGGGGAATTTCTGACTTAGCGGTTTTAGATCATGGAGCTACTGAAGACGATGCTTTTGCGAATGCAGGGATTAATTTTTATATCAATACGGGGTTTGGTTTAGTAGGTTTTAATCACTCGAAATTTTTTGAGAACGACATTTCTTTAAAAACAACCTTGTCGTATTTAATTGAGGATTACAAATTACATCGAGATACAATTTTTCCAGATACGCTATTGCCTTATTTTACGATGCACAACTTAAGGCAACGAGTAGGACTGTCAAGCATTTTTAATAAGAAGTTTAGCACCAAACTTTTCTTTAGAGCAGGGGTAAATGCCTATGTTCATTTTATCGCAGCAAAGGGAGAATGGCGTAGGAGGAATGAACTTCATTCTTTAGCGAATGACATTCAAGTTTTGGCAGGTGGTTTTGTCGAAACAAGATACAAAATTTCTAGTTCTTTTGCTTTTGTTCTGGGGCTACAAGGTATGTATTGGAGCCTGAATGAGAATTCTTGGGCATTAGAACCTAGAGTGGCTTTAGATTGGCGATTGGGAAGGCGACATAGGCTTAGTCTGGGCTATGGTTGGCACAGTAAAATTCAATCTTTTGCAGTTTCTTTCTTGGTCAAAAAACAAGCAGATGGAAGTTATGACAATAGTAATAGAGAATTGGGGCTAAATCGTAGCCATCAACTGGCTTTATCTTATGATGCTTACTTGGCTAAATATTGGGGAATTAAAGCCAATGCCTATGTTATGTATAATACAGATATTGCCGTTCAAAAAAGAAATAGTAGTTTTTCTATTGCCAATTATGGTAATTTTGCGGTATATCCAGATTCTACAGGTTTAGAAAGCAAAGGGAAATCGGTCAATTATGGGGTTGAATTCTCGCTTGAAAAATTCTTTAACAAGGGCTTGTATGGTTTGTTGTCTGCTGCTTATCAACGGGCTTTGTATCAAGGAAGTGATGAGGTTTGGCGCAATAGTGCCTTTGATGCTCAATATGTTACTTCTTTGGTAATGGGAAAGGAATTTAAGATAGGGAAAAAGAAAAGAAATGTTATTTATGGTGATTGCCGCTTTAATTTGCATGGCGGTTTGCCTTATACTCCCATTGATTTAGAAGCTTCTAAGTTGGCAGGCAGAGAAATTTTGTTAGAAGATCAGGCTTATAGTAAACGTTTGGGGATTTATAAAAGAATTGATGTTCGAATTGGCGCACGCTTTAACCATAGAAGAAAACGAGTTTCACATCATGTTTATGTTGTGATTCAGAATGTAGCCTTATTTAAAAACGATTTTGAAGTAAAATACAATCCTGCTACCGAACAAATTGTGACCACACAGCAGTTTGGTTTTGTTCCGAATTTATTTTACCAAGTTTTCTTTTAAAAGGGGAGGCTTGATTATTATATCTTGAAATAAAATATCAGCAAAATATTATTTTGTTTTGTGTAGGTATTTTTTGCTGAAATATATGATGATTTGGTGTTTTTAGATCTCTAAGGATCTAAAAACACTTTTTTATTTGCTTTTTTATGTTTTTTTAACTAATTTAACATTAGTTAAGTATCTATTATTTTCCCCCTTTGTGGAAAGGGAGCAGCTGCTAAATTATAGTGTATTTAATGTTAATAATACCAATCCCCCCTCCCTCATCTTTTTCATTAAGACAAATTTGGTTCTAGAACAAATTACTAGTTAAATGGTAATAGCATCATGCTATGCATTGTACTTATTTAACCTGTTGCAGATGAGCAAACTCAAAAACAGAAAAACACTTTATAAACTTAAAAACACATAACAAGGTGAGATTATTGGTAATAATAATTTGTTTTCTTTTTTCGTGCTCTCTTTTTGCTCAAAATTCAACTGTAAAATTGCAAACGCTGCGAGGGGAAGTTGTTGACCGAGGAACAGGAAAGGCGATTTCGAATGTTGTTGTGGAGTTGTTGAATTATACACCACGAGTGGCTGCTATTTCAGGTAATAATGGTTCATTTGAACTACTGAATGTTCCTGTAGGCTACCAACGGATTAGGGTGGATGCAGATGGTTATTACGATGTGGTACATTCCGAACTGGTAATGGTTGGGAAACAATCCGTTATCAAGATAAAAATGGAAGAGGAATTTACCATGGATATTGCTACGATAGAATCTACCCAAAAAGGGCGGTTTCGAAATACTAAAATGATGACGATTGATGAGATGAATGTAGTTAGTGCAAGACCATTTAATATTGAAGAAACCAACCGTTATATCACTGGTTTTGGAGGACCAGCACGAGCCGTAACCAATTATCCAGGTTTGTTGAATACCGACGATGCTCAGAGTTATATTGTTTCAAGAGGAAACAGCCCTT from Aureispira anguillae encodes:
- a CDS encoding TonB-dependent receptor, producing the protein MENYKTLIVTLISFFVFIGGNTAQDNEVKLQTLRGEVIDRVTGKGIPNVLVELLNHTPRIAAISKEDGAFELENVPVGYQRIRVNGYGYYDVVHSELVIAGKQSVIKIKMEEEFTMDIATIETTERGRFRNTKMMTIDEMNVVSARPFNIEETNRYITGFGGPARAVTNYPGLLNTDDAQNYIVSRGNSPYGIQWMVEGVPIENPHHFATMGNTGALFPLLNNNLLASSDFINGAFAAQYNNVYAGMFDINMRKGNNERHEFSAQLSVYGAELIAEGPFKKKGASFAVAARAGIFDVLQKLGMSLGTNAAPRYYDLNFKIDIPTKDAGHFSFFGVGGISDLAVLDHGATEDDAFANAGINFYINTGFGLVGFNHSKFFENDISLKTTLSYLIEDYKLHRDTIFPDTLLPYFTMHNLRQRVGLSSIFNKKFSTKLFFRAGVNAYVHFIAAKGEWRRRNELHSLANDIQVLAGGFVETRYKISSSFAFVLGLQGMYWSLNENSWALEPRVALDWRLGRRHRLSLGYGWHSKIQSFAVSFLVKKQADGSYDNSNRELGLNRSHQLALSYDAYLAKYWGIKANAYVMYNTDIAVQKRNSSFSIANYGNFAVYPDSTGLESKGKSVNYGVEFSLEKFFNKGLYGLLSAAYQRALYQGSDEVWRNSAFDAQYVTSLVMGKEFKIGKKKRNVIYGDCRFNLHGGLPYTPIDLEASKLAGREILLEDQAYSKRLGIYKRIDVRIGARFNHRRKRVSHHVYVVIQNVALFKNDFEVKYNPATEQIVTTQQFGFVPNLFYQVFF